A window from Nothobranchius furzeri strain GRZ-AD chromosome 17, NfurGRZ-RIMD1, whole genome shotgun sequence encodes these proteins:
- the LOC107394023 gene encoding glial cell line-derived neurotrophic factor: MKLWDSLTTCLVLLSAVRVSALLRNRRRSADESPLDVPPVQMRLSMISPGNSREDAAEDAEEELFRGDVVEFIKVIIRRVRLSSSYSSSFLRENFNTRTRHRRERKRAALESDKGIRRDPGGEEMIRKVRRGGGSGRRQSCVLKQIHLNVSDLGLGYLSSEEMIFRYCSGPCRKSETNYDKILSNLVFKKKLPPKDRPPQACCRPIAYDDDISFLDDSLVYHTVRKHSARKCGCV, translated from the exons ATGAAGTTATGGGATAGCCTGACCACTTGTTTGGTTCTGCTGAGCGCCGTGCGGGTCAGCGCGCTGCTGCGGAACCGAAGAAGGTCCGCTGACGAGAGTCCCCTGGACGTCCCTCCGGTGCAAATGCGTCTGTCCATGATCTCTCCCGGAAACAGCCGGGAGGACGCAGCAGAAG ATGCTGAAGAGGAGCTTTTCCGGGGTGATGTTGTGGAATTCATCAAAGTAATAATCCGACGAGTACGACTCTCCTCCTCCTACTCTTCATCATTCCTCCGGGAGAACTTCAACACGAGGACTCGACACAGAagggagaggaaaagagcagCACTGGAGAGTGACAAAGGCATAAGAAGAGATCCCGGAGGAGAGGAAATGATCAGGAAGgttagaagaggaggaggaagtggaCGAAGACAGAGCTGTGTGCTCAAACAGATTCACCTCAACGTGTCGGACCTTGGTCTGGGATATCTCTCCAGTGAGGAAATGATATTCAGATACTGCTCAGGGCCCTGCAGGAAGTCAGAGACCAACTATGATAAGATTCTTTCTAACCTTGTTTTTAAAAAGAAGCTCCCCCCTAAAGACAGGCCCCCGCAGGCCTGCTGTCGGCCGATAGCGTACGACGATGATATCTCGTTTCTGGACGACAGCCTCGTTTACCACACCGTGAGAAAGCACTCCGcaagaaaatgtggctgtgtttag